ACATGCAAAAATGGTGCTCAGTCTGTATGCTATTCTATTCCTAGCTTTACATCTCTTGCCTGGAATGAAAAGCTCAATGGTACATTTAAATAAGAATGGATATGATGGCGTTGTCATTGCCATTAACCCTAGTGTACCAGAAGATGAAAAGCTCATTCAAAACATAAAGGtaagagagaaaattttattatccacttattttaatttcagtaagtattttccatccatgttgccaagACACATACACATGCTCGCACAGAGTTGTAACTTTCCAAAATTGCTTTGACAGTAGTCATCATTTATGTAGTATGTATGTAAACTGTCAAGATTAATATTTGCTTAGTTTAAGTATGATTTAGCACATATTATTAGTCATTCCcctaataaattattaaaaggcCAAGCCACAATATTTTTTCAACTTGTTTAACAGAAAGACTTTAGAGCTAGTGGAGAATTCTTTCCAAGTTTTACCTTTATAAAgttacttttttgtttaaatagttAACCTACACTGAAGTGCTAGAttgtcattatacattttttcagttttcatactTGTTCAactctaaaacattttaaaactttgatgtatttgattttgaagaaaatattggatattctttgaagttgatttacttcttaattttattgGGATTAGTCAGTATAATaaaacactttatatatatagcattttaaTATATACTATCCCTTTTGATCTCCTCAATATCCCTATGAGGTAAATTATTACCCTTGTTGCATAAGGGTAACACAAAATAAATCTAGCAAAGTGGTTTTTTTCAATTAACAAGTATAAAATCTACTAAGCTTTAAACTTTCAACCCGATTGTAAGCACCTCTCTTTAATTAAATAAGCAACTTGCCAACAGGCTCCAAGTCTTTTATCACCTTTATATCTCACCCAGAACTCTTATGCCCCTCTCCAATCCATAACAGTGAATGTAGGTCTGGATAGGTAGAAAATAGCATTGATTTTTGAGCATATGGAAATGAGGAGTTTACAGAAAAAGAGACGGAGTAAAATTCAACGTATTTTTCAATTAATCTTTgccaaaatatttggagaaagggAGCTTAGATTTGCTTCTTCTTGTTTGTATATATACTTTCATGCTTATTTCACTGTGAAATtgttacaatatatttttaatttctgcaggAAATGGTAACCGAAGCTTCTACTTACCTATTTCATGCCACCAAACGAagagtttatttcaggaatgtaAGCATTTTAATTCCAATGACCTGGAAGTCAAAATCTGAGTACTTAATGCCAAAACAAGAATCATATGACCAGGTAGAGTATTTTATCTAGCTCTTACattgcttttttcttcctgtgcttcCTAAAAATTAATActcaaattttttttagtaattccTAATCACTACTTTagtaattaaattagaaatattacTTGTCTTAATTGAGATAGAATAAATCTTTGTTTCTAGCACTCTTGTGATGTTTTGGtttgttcctctgctttttaGGCAGATGTCATAGTTGCTAATCCTTACCTAAAATATGGAGATGATCCCTATACACTTCAATATGGAcaatgtggggaaaaaggaaaatatatacattttactcCAAACTTCTTGTTGACTAATAATTTGCCTATCTATGGGTCCCGAGGTAGGGATAGCTATTTTATTCTTCTACTTGTATTTCCGTTGGAAACAAATGTAACActatgattaatatttttaaagaattaaaaagagagaaataagtaCTGATTAATACCTTTGTCTGGAAATATAGTAGTTATGTTTAACATAATTACACTTCTTTGtgtgtctgtcaataataaatttAGTCATTCATTGATACTAACCCATTTCAACATTTTTGATCTAATGAAAGGTGTCAATCTCTAAAGTTCTTTGACTCAATGATGCTATGGATATGGGGTAGGGAGACGTAAATTACATGGACACTGTattaaaatattgcaaatataaatttatgaatGGCAATATTCTTTTATAGGCAGAGTGTTTGTCCATGAGTGGGCCCATCTCCGATGGGGAATATTTGATGAGTATAACGTGGATCAGCCATTCTATATTTCTAGAAGGAACACTATTGAAGCAACAAGGTATCATTGTATTGaacaaatttgttttcaaaacttttcaCTTATGACTTCTAAATTTTCTATACTTGGCAAACAAAGGCTATCTTGGTGATTGAATGTTCATTTAGTTAATTGCAATATCCAACCTCGCCCAATATGTATATGTCCAAATATTTCTGGGGATTCTACCTAGGAATCAAGATCAATCAGGAATTGGGACTCATTTCAGTATTCATGGGAATTGTACTAAAATATGTTATTgccagaggagaaaggaaaaagttgtAGCCTAAACCTTGAGATATCTGAGAACTGGAGTTCAAGTTTCTAcccaatcttttatttttcccaatctTTTATTCCATTTGATTCATAACTCTTTAAGGTGAATCTGTTTCATGGAACTCAGTTAACCTACTAGAGcttcatgttatatatattttatttttcatttaatcttaagCTGAAAAAAGTACTTTTCATAAGGATAAGTGAGTAAATGACTtttgaaacacaaatatattattattattattattattattattattatattctttaaatataaatataattctggGTAGATCTAGACAGGTcctattaaaaaatagatgagatATTTAAATACGGAGTATTTAAAGAGTATTAAAGAACAATAGAGGGGTGCATGGgtagctctgtcggttaagcatccaactttggctcaggtcatgatttcacagtttgtgagttcaagccctgcatcaggctctgtgctgacagctcagagcctgcagcctgcttcagattctgtgtcttctcctctctctgcccctcccatactcatgctctgtctctgtctcttaataataataaataaacaataaaaaatttttttaaataaagaacaataGACATCAGTGTAACTGGAAATAAGTccttgggataaaaaaaaaaaaaaacatattagagAAAAGAGGTGTGAGAGAAACATGCCTCTCCCCATATCTTTCATGTTGTTTGCTTTATCCCCACTAAGCTGCCTGGATTCTCATGCAGACAGGGTTCTCATGCCATGCAACTCCTCCCTGAACCACCTCCCTTATCTAAACAATGTTTGTTCATTCTTCCAGACTCAGTTTAAACGTTTTTTTCCCCAAGGACCTTTTGCCTCTCCCAACATTTGGGGTCATATGTGAAAGTATCCCCAAGCAGTACACATGGGTTTCTCTCACACTGAGTAGCAGTGGtctgtgtaattttattttccacactAGACTTTAATATCCTTGAGGATTTTTTAATCCCCTAGCCTtgggcctggcacaaagtaaaagGTAAACAAATGTATCAAACAACAAATTTTTGATAAGTCAATGAAAAATGAGTAAGTTTTCTtatcagtcataaaaaaagatatgaactccaactgtgtgccaggtacttttGAGGCAGTGTAAGTTTAATTTTCAGGCTTACTCTAGAGCTAACCGTCTTGGAATATATGACTCACCATCTTCTTTAATTCTTATAATAccaaaaaatatatcaaagtagATTAATATCATGACACGTAATATTAATGcagaataaaagtaaatactACAGATAAACAGGCATTCTTTAGAATCTTTTACACATACCCCATCTCCCACTCCTTGCCAAGGACTTCACAATTATCTTACTTATCATAAAGACTAAATGGTTTGTTTGAATGCACAAGCATTTCCATGtagggtttatttttatttcttccttcaatctAGCTCAatggttttcaaaatgtaaatttcaagATGCTATAAACACAAAACCACATGTGGTTTTGTACGTATGGTACACacgcatatatgtatatatgtacacatctaTATAgcaatatttgtgtgtgtgtttcatacaTAGAAATTTAAGAGGGTTTTCAGCATAATGTTGACTCCCTCATTCCCACTATGAAGCAACTCCTCTATATctcttaactcatttaatctttacaacatccCTATAGCTTAGGAATTATCTttagctcaaggtcacacagataatAGACCTATTGGTCACATTAGTGAGCAATGAAtgttaataaatatgaaatggaaTCATTGTTCTTGTTGACAACAATTGTAAATAGGGGTAGAACACTGTGCCTACTCTGTCAAAATGAAATGTTTGTCCATGATCTATAGCAATTATCATTAAGGAAAGATTTTAGGATGTTAGTCTTTTTTCGTGATTTCTGGtctttatatgtaaatgtaatttaattcttTCATCACAGATGTTCAACTCATATTACTGGCATTAATGTGGTTTTCAAGGAATGTCAGGGAGGCAGCTGTATAACAAGGCCATGCAGGCGTGACTCATTGACAGGGCTGTATGAAGCAAAGTGTACATTCATCCCAGAAAAATCCCAGACTGCAAAGGACTCCATAATGTTTATGCAAAGTCTCAGTTCTGTAAGTACCTTCTTTTTCTAGTGTCACAAAGGAACACTTCAGGAAAAAGCATTTATGGAAGCTGGATTTAGAACTATGAAATTATGTATACTAACAGAAATGAGGGAGATCATGCAGACAATTAATTAATGGCCATTTTCTCCAGCCTGTGTCAAGGTGTGTCTGGAAATGAGTCCACCTTTTTTTATTAACCGGTTTCTCTTCTTCACAAGTAGAACTGTACCCTTTTCATTGATGTCACACAATTTCTTACAACATCCCTTCTTTCATTTGACTTCCATGGATTTGTGTAGTTCTAGAACTATAACCTTACTCTTAATTCTCTCTTCTAAGTGCTGGTCATACTACTTTCCTAAAGTAATTCATTCTATAGCTTTGGAAATGTACTGGCATTCTAGATTTTCTATTACCTTCACACTAAAGTACATCAAGCTATTGCAAAGTGATATTGTGCAAATGTACATGGCTCTACataaaaaattaagggaaaatttCACAATTACCAGTCTGaccaattataaaatattaacaaaataattcaagTTTTAAAGCTAATGTTTGACCTGAAATATCTGGTTTCAATGTATAAAACGTGGCAGATAAGAACAGGTGCCTTGGAGTCAGAAAGACTTGATATCAAAATGCAGTCGACCATTTTCAAACTGGGTCATTGTAAGCAATTTGCTGAATCTTAgatttagttttctcttctcatAAATGGGAATTATAACACTTCATGATGTCATTGTTGTTAGGTTTATAAGAGGCAGTATAAATAAAGCATTATCATGGTGCTCAGCACAAGGTgagtacaaaataaatttttaaagttttgttgttttaacgTATATTTGGATAATAGTCAATTGTCTCTTACCCTAGATATGTCCAGTCTCAATTAatgtaaacatatacatattatagtTACCTAATGAAAGTTTCTAAACatgtaaaaaagatttttaaatatgaaagttatcaaaaacaaatcaaaataaagcatACCAGCTCTAGAAAGTAAGACTAACttatttaaaagaagtaaatttcAATATACTAAATCACTAGCAACAAATACTTCCATGGGTAGAGGTTGGAAAGACCTattatttccaataaaatttaaaattgttttagagCCTATGGCATTAATGATGAAGAACTTGAGTAAAAATAAAGatctgatattttcttctaaaactcttttttttttttaaagttttttttaacgtttatttatttttgagacagagagagacagagcatgaaggggggaggggcagagagagaaggagacacagaatgggaagcaggctccaggctctgagtcatcagcccagagcctgacgcggggctcgaactcacggaccgcaagatcgtgacctgagctgaagtcggacgcttaaccgactgcgccacccaggcgcccctcttctaaaACTCTTAAATGAACTCAATTAGATATTGAAGTAGAAGTTGTTTTCCAGTCTAATAAAGCTCCCTGCTGGAAATAGTTGGAACACAAGCcaagaaaattcattttaacCTGCTGAATCTGGATCTGCAAAGGCTAGCCAAAGAATTCAACATCCAAATAGACATCAGATCAGGTGACACAAGAGGATAATTGGAATATGTACTGTCTGTACCAAGCTATAAATCTCAAAAGCATCTGTCAAGGAGATAACTCATGCTGCCTACCTGAgacataaataataatgaaaaatatcatGTAGCTGAAATATGGAAGGCATTTAATTATATAAGCCATGTCTCAGAGATAAATGCTGAACATCTTGTCCAGAATAACACTAATTTCTAATTATCATAACATAGATTAAACGAATTGCATAGCATCTGTATTCAAGGCATAAACTCAGACCCAAAAGAGATATGATTTGAAATACCGAATGCTCAATTCCATGATTTCCTTCCTTGAAACTTCGAATCCCACATCATGCCCAACACTGTGTTAGGAGctggaaatacagaaataattaaaGATAACTGTTCCTAAGTGACTCAATTTAATGAGAAAGGTAGAGATATAATAATACATACAGAGAGAAAGATTTATGAGCCAAGTTCTGTGAGAGCACAGCAAACATCAAATGGAGGTCAGAAAATGGTTcctaaagagatgaaaaaaaattgtatttgaaaaagaatgagtATGAATTTGCCAAAGCAGGAACAGGAAGGGCTATTTTAGGGGGAACAAAagttaataaaagcaaagaatggGAAAAAGTTCAGGGATACCATGCATGATTACACAGTTGAGCACTGCCCAAATTATCTGCATCATGGTCACTAAAAAGTTTAACATTTATTGGACTAATTTTCAAGTAAATAGCtgttgaaacaaaataaaacaaaaccaaaaagttgGAAACAGTTCCTTTTCTAATTTGCACAAAATCTCCTGTCCCTTTTCCCACTTGGGTTAGCAGAGACCCTTGTGAAAATTTCTAGCATACtctaagaacaggaaaaaattcAGTGTGGTATAAGCAGAGCATGGTGAGCAAGGACCAGGAAGCCAGATTGAAAGAAGGAACTGGGACCTACAAAGCTAAGGTGTTTGGATTTTATCTAACTAGTTTCAGACTGGTGATATGATCAGCTTAATTCTTTCAGGAAGATAACCATACTAATAGTGCAGGGGAAAATAGAGTGAGATGATTGAGGAGGTAGAGAGACCAGTCAGAAGGCCATGGCGGTAGGCAGATAAAAGAACATGAAGTCTGCAAATAAAggcagtggcagtggcagtggcagGGGAAAGAGGGCCCAGATTTGACAGGCATTTCATTTCGGCAAGACTTGCTTCTCAGTCACCACTTTGACTGACACTGTGTTTTTCTCCCATCCAATAAACCCCTTCTGGGAAATGTAAATCATTCTATAGTAAATGTAAGTCCTCCatatgagaaggaaaacaaaatcttaaaacttaaataaaaagtattcaaatttaataatttagttCTAAACTTGAGCTTACATCTGGACACTATATCGGGagggcatttttaaatttataaaaatatttaggggcgcctgggtggctcagtcggttgagcgacctacttcggctcaggccatgatctcacgatttatgagtttgagccccgcgtgggctctgtgctgacagctcacagcctgaagcctgcttcggattctttgtctccctctctctctgcccctcccccacttatgctctgtctctctctgtctcagaaaaataaaaataaatttataaaaatatttctaataagcTGAGGCTTATTGCAAGATGAATTCCTTCCTGAATGCTACACTAGCTTATGGGAGAATTTTTCCAAGTTACAAAGTTTTCAAAACTTGGAGGATTTTCACAGATTCAATAGTAAGGAAATATCATTTGGCAGAATTACTGGATACAACTCACCACTTGCAACTGCAAGAAAAGCAAtcacatttcctcattttctccctatattttcattactttgtCAGGAGTATTATTTTATGTCAGAGTTCACTGGAGCCAGTAACAATCCAGTTTGTTAAAATATCTGTTCTCAAGTTTTTTGGTCAACTATAAAGATATAGAAAACACTTGGGCAATTAAAGAAGGTCATTTTCTTTATCCCACTTTTAAAGGGCAGCTAAAAATCACTGCAAATCCAATCCCTTTTCCATTAAACTAATTCAAGCTTGAGTCACCCAGGAGttcagaagggaaaataagaagtTAGCTTAAGCAGTGGGAGTCACCACACTCCCCCCACTTCTATGATCTCCCTACACCTAAAAGGATCACCAAAAAACTTTCCAGTGATGGTTTCACCTTGCTTCCTCTCTACTGAGGTATGCAAAATGGATGTCAGATTGTTAGATTACAGCATAATTTTTAATTGTCAGGAGGTGAAATCTGTGGAGGATGTATATGGAAACCAGCTGCATATTTGGAATGGAAAGTAGTGATTACCAATTATTATAATAGTGTCTTCTCATCGATTTTTTTCCAGGTAACTGAATTTTGTACAGCAGAAACACACAATATGGAAGCTCCAAACCTACAAAACAAAATGTGCAATCGCAGAAGCACATGGGATGTAATTAAGGATTCTGATGATTTTCAGAATGCACCTCCCATGACAGGAACAGATTCACCACCTCGTCCTACATTTTCATTGCTGAAGTCTAAACAGCGAGTAGTCTGTTTGGTACTTGATAAATCTGGAAGTATGGACTCAGTAAGACATTTATTTGTTAGCTCTCTTAAATTAAGTATTTGAGCTACTAGAAACATAATTTAATCTTAGGTTTAGTTCTactaaactaaaatatatatttattactctAAGTTTAGTACAGTGATTCTATCTATATGAACAAGTACTAGAAGATAatacactaaaatgaaaataattgttatgTGAAGATAATTGGAGTATGGATTATGTTTATTCTTTAACTTTTAGGCCTAACAAACTAGAAACaatgtaaatggacaaaaaaaatttatacatactGCCACCATTGAACATATGTCATTCCAGTCATTTTTCTGTTagtgtatttgtttttcctcaaaaatgttatattttatatagtataatatgatttttttacttACTATACCTTGAACACTCTCTATGGAAAAAATGatttaatgatataatttttaatggttgTATCATATACATATACTGCAACTTAGTCAAATAACCTCCTGTTATTGGACATTTTAGAGTTTTCAACTTATTAGTGTTAAAAATTATGTTGCAGTGAACATctttgtatgcatttttaaattattttcttagcagGAATTCCTgcatataaataaaactgttaaataaaaaGGCATAGATTTTAAAGGCTTTTCTAAGCATaacataattgatttttaaattttttcttcaacattatttcttcttaataaaataaaggagttaAATTCTAAAATACAGTAATCAATTTGTCTTTCACCAATCTGTTAAGACTTGAGACTCAGAAGTTATGCAGACATCTTTTTCTTACAGGAAGACCGTCTCTTTCGAATGAATCAAGCAGTAGAACTATACTTGATTCAAATTATAGAAAAGGGATCCTTGGTTGGGATGGTCACATTTGAAAGTTATGCTACAATCCAAAATTATCTAACAAATATAACCGATGAGAATGCTTATGAAAAGATCACGGCAAACCTGCCTCAAGCAGCTGATGGTGGAACTTCAATTTGCAGTGGTCTCTCAGCAGGGTTCcaggtaaaataaaaatgcttttccaAATACCATTTGCCATTtaccattgcttttctttttgtcccACTATCTTTTAAgaagggtcatgagctcacagggCCCTTatctaaataatttataatatctaAATAACATACCACCTGTGGTTTACAGCTGGAGCCTCTCTGAATGTGATCATTCCACCAGCACACTCTTGAGGTACTGAGTTGCAATGGGAGTGGTTAAATAAGGGGGAAAATCCAGTGCACACATAATCACCGTGATATCCTTACGGAGCTCCCCATTTCTTTAACACAGCCACAGCCTGAACTTCTATGAGTGGACAATAATGCTGTGGCGGAGACTGTGCAGGGAAGAGGGAATTTAGCAATATTTCTATGTTATGGATAAAGAAAACCTTAGTTCATCGAGTTAAGTTGACAATTAAAAATCACAAAGGTAGAGGTAGTTCCTCAAGCAGTATAGGACCAAACCCAAGATACACAGGTAgaagtttaaagaaatgaaaattgtggAATAAAATATTGGGAGAAATTTTTGAGCACTTTATTAAACTGCCTTTATGGTATACATTTGAATTTCTTCCAACCTAAGATAGCCTCTATCTAAgcttatttattgtcatttttttaagtttatttttatttattttgagaaagagagagagaaagcaagcaggggaggggcagacagagagggagacaaaatcccagtcaggctccgcaccatcagcacagagtcctatgcgggactcaaactcacaaacgcgATATCATGACTGAACAGAAGTCAAGAGTCGGTcgctaactgactgaaccacccaggtaccccaatatcattttttaagtCACAAAAACTTCGCTTCACTGATCCTCCCATTGCTTCACCTGAAAGTGGAGATTATTACTCTTTTCCAGGCCACTAACTAATACCATCTCTCAGCTTTCTCATAGAGTCTATTTTTTATAAAGCATATCAGTTTAAGGATAAACACATGCTCTGAATTTAGACAAACCTAGGATTCTGGCTCTATTATTTATTACCTaaatgaccttgggtaagttatcCACTCAGAAAATCTCAGTTTACTCAAATAAGGAAATGTGGAACACAATAATACCTAACTCATTTAATTGTGagaattatgtaaaataagtaaGTGCTCAAGAAAGGATTCCTATTACTATAATGGACATAATTCTTATCTATGTCTCTTTAGTTCAAAAATATGACAGTAATATATCTTGGGAGTGTGTCATAATGTTTGCACATATTGGTTGGtatgtttttcttaatgtattttgatATACATCTTATGATCTTTTGACCACAGAGTCTATTGCTAAATAGATTATGTCAAATCACATTCAAAGTTATGAATACCTcttaattacttttataattaaacatagcaatatataagcatttttttagATAATCATGATCATAATCATAAtcacaatagctaaaatttaTTCAGCATATACTAACTACCTTATTGCCTATGTTAAATACTTTACATGTATGATCTTATTTATCCTTACCATTATGTTTCCAGTCAGGTATTATTACTACACCTATTTTgtacataaggaaactgaggttcagagtaaTTAAACATTGTTCTTAAGATCACATAGTAACTGGCAAATCTCGGATTCAAAACCTGTTCTTACCCCCAAATCCAAAAAGCTAATCACTACACTGAGCtatggggggaagggggtggagaacTAAACTCTAGCTATTCTATTTAGCAAATGGCAGAACGAGAATTTACTCCCAATTTGTCTGACTAGAGAGTTGAACTCTTACTAgaagtcaggaaaagacaaaaacaaacaaacaaacaaacaaaacttgtaATACTTGATAAATTTATAAACTTCCTACTTtatgttgttgggtttttttccccaggaaatcCTGAGATCCTTCAATAATCaactaaaatacataaaaaggcgTATCATTTAACTTTGCATACCTGCCTTTAGTCACGACTTTGCAAGTGGTGTCTAGTGTGCTGCCAAAATCACCTGGGTCATTTGCCTCCACCCCAAGCATCTCCtggaaaacaataataacaactaaCATTCACTTAGTATTTACTATTTGCTAGGCgttgttctaagtgttttattctcctttcttgGGTAGCTTGAATGTATGTTGAAAAGATTAGAAGAACGGTTAACACTCTGTCTTTGAAAACCTAAAAGACCATTTACACATTACACTTATTTCCATGCCAACTCAGCCTGGAACGACAATgcaaaaaaagtttccttttgccTACTCTGATGCATGGGCCTAAAGACTTCTCCAAGACTAAATAACAGGctgattcttattttaaattgatttagaTATGACATTCTATAACTAACAATCTGATTTTTCACTACCAGGCAATTATCCAGAGTAACCAGAGTACTTCTGGTTCTGAGATCGTATTACTAACAGATGGGGAAGATAATCAAATAAGCTTATGATTTGAGGAGGTAAAGCAAAGTGGTTCGATCATCCACACTATTGCTCTGGGACCTGCTGCTGCCAAAGAACTGGAGACCCTGTCAAATATGACAGGTAAACCTTTGGAATGTGGCttgaatagaaaatacattttcagtcTCTCCCATTCCAAGAGTTCTTTCCCCTTTAAACCACAAAACTGCTGAAAATTTTCCTATCCTAAAAATTAATCTTTGTCCCTTCCTTGtccttctctttcaaattaatctttcctctctcccctcccccgccacctcTCTGCATTCCTACCTATACCAGTTTCTTCTAATATTAAGTCAACATTTACTGTCTTCATTCACTTCTCACCACTTTCTACCAAAACCACCAAATCGAAATTTCTTTCTCCATGGTTATTAATGACTTCTTCGACTGTGATTCCAAAATTCTTGCTCATATTTGTCATGTTCAACCCTACGGTCCAGGTTCAGATAGCCCTAATTcatagaagaagaaatggaatccTACAGAGTACAAACAATTTGCCCAAGGCTATAGATAAAGTACTGATTACCAATTTTTACCCTCAGCAATCCATCCTTTTCCATTCCTTATACCtaagtaatttctctttttgttacttcctatattatttattttctcacttaatttttacttaattctaAATTGTCATTCTCTAAATTACTTTAGTATACTTTAGTCACAACAAAAAATAAGCAGCCAGTTCAAAAAATTGTCTTAAGTTTCATCTTTATAACATTATTGATTAGATCAGCTTTGTTACTGTGGCAGGCCCTTATATCTAATGAgtgatataaaaacaataatatttggccagttctttaagttttcttcaaattttattgaTAACAGCACAAGAACAAGTATGATTTTcccaattaaaattaattttataaaagtaaatacaattCCATTTTAGGAGGACATCGCTTTTATGCCAA
This Lynx canadensis isolate LIC74 chromosome C1, mLynCan4.pri.v2, whole genome shotgun sequence DNA region includes the following protein-coding sequences:
- the LOC115521844 gene encoding LOW QUALITY PROTEIN: calcium-activated chloride channel regulator 1-like (The sequence of the model RefSeq protein was modified relative to this genomic sequence to represent the inferred CDS: substituted 1 base at 1 genomic stop codon) → MVLSLYAILFLALHLLPGMKSSMVHLNKNGYDGVVIAINPSVPEDEKLIQNIKEMVTEASTYLFHATKRRVYFRNVSILIPMTWKSKSEYLMPKQESYDQADVIVANPYLKYGDDPYTLQYGQCGEKGKYIHFTPNFLLTNNLPIYGSRGRVFVHEWAHLRWGIFDEYNVDQPFYISRRNTIEATRCSTHITGINVVFKECQGGSCITRPCRRDSLTGLYEAKCTFIPEKSQTAKDSIMFMQSLSSVTEFCTAETHNMEAPNLQNKMCNRRSTWDVIKDSDDFQNAPPMTGTDSPPRPTFSLLKSKQRVVCLVLDKSGSMDSEDRLFRMNQAVELYLIQIIEKGSLVGMVTFESYATIQNYLTNITDENAYEKITANLPQAADGGTSICSGLSAGFQAIIQSNQSTSGSEIVLLTDGEDNQISLXFEEVKQSGSIIHTIALGPAAAKELETLSNMTGGHRFYANKDINGLTDAFSRISSRSGSITQQAIQLESKSLTITGKKWINGTVPVDSTIGNDTFFVVTWTIQKPEILLQDPKGTRYETSDFKEDKLNIRSARLRIPGIAETGTWTYHLLNKQAKSQVLTVTMTTRARSPTTLPVIATAHMSQSTTHYPSPMIVYAQVSQGFLPVLGINVTAIIESEDGHQVILELWDNGAGADTVKNDGIYSRYFTDFHGNGRYSLKVHAQAKKNTARLSLRQKQNRALYMPGYLENGKIVLNPPRPDVNDDMAEAEVEDFSRLSSGGSFIVSGAPPAGSHTHVFPPGKITDLEAKFKGDQIQLSWTAPGNVLDKGKANSYIIRISEHFQDLQEDFDNAALVNTSSLTPKEAGSIEVFEFKPEPFKIENGTKIYFAIQAIHEANLTSEVSNIAQAIKFIPPQESSVPALGTKTSATSLAILGLAVVLSIF